A region from the Nocardioides coralli genome encodes:
- the tpx gene encoding thiol peroxidase, translated as MAQTALGGTPARTDGELPAVGTPAPDALVTRADLTESRVLPGDGRRLVLSIFPSVGTGVCAASVRRFNELAAGLDDTSVVCVSHDLPFAQVQFCGAEGIDGVEVVSAFRTDFGQQYGVTLLDGPFAGLLARAVVVVDRDGTVLHTELARDIDDEPDYDAALAALDR; from the coding sequence ATGGCCCAGACCGCACTCGGCGGCACCCCCGCCCGCACCGACGGCGAGCTGCCGGCCGTCGGCACCCCCGCCCCTGACGCGCTGGTGACGCGCGCCGACCTGACCGAGTCCCGGGTGCTGCCCGGCGACGGTCGCCGTCTCGTCCTCAGCATCTTCCCCAGCGTCGGCACCGGCGTCTGCGCCGCGAGCGTGCGACGCTTCAACGAGCTGGCGGCAGGCCTCGACGACACGTCCGTCGTCTGCGTGTCCCACGACCTGCCCTTCGCCCAGGTCCAGTTCTGCGGTGCCGAGGGGATCGACGGCGTCGAGGTGGTGTCGGCGTTCCGCACCGACTTCGGTCAGCAGTACGGCGTGACGCTCCTCGACGGCCCGTTCGCGGGCCTGCTCGCGCGGGCGGTCGTCGTGGTCGACCGGGACGGGACGGTCCTCCACACCGAGCTCGCGCGCGACATCGACGACGAGCCCGACTACGACGCCGCCCTGGCCGCTCTGGACCGTTGA